A window of Lysobacterales bacterium genomic DNA:
AAGCATCCCCGCCGGCCGACCCGGCCGCTGCCACAACTCGTCAGAATCTGCCGGCGTTCTGCTGCCCTCCACACTGCGGAGCGCTGCTGGATCACCGCCTACCTGGAATCCCTTACGCCCCGCCATGAGTGCCCAAGTGCAGCCCCTGCCCTCTCTTCGCGACGCCGGCGGCCTCTCGTCCGAGTCGCTGGTCCACAGCGGGCGCGAGGTCATCGACATCGAGCGCAAGGCCATCGAGGCCCTCCGCGCGCGCATCGACCAGCATTTCGTCGCCGCCTGCCGACTGATGTTCGCCTGCGCGGGCCGCGTGGTCTGCAGCGGCATGGGCAAGTCGGGCCACATCGCGCGGAAGATCGCCGCCACCCTGGCTTCGACCGGCACGCCGGCGTTCTACGTGCATCCGGGCGAGGCCAGCCACGGCGATCTCGGCATGATCACCGACGCCGACGTGGTGATCGCCGTGTCGAACTCCGGCGAGACCGACGAGCTGTTGACCATCCTTCCGGTGCTGCGCCGGCAGGGCAATCCGTTGATCGCGATGACGGGCAAGCCCGAGTCGACGCTGGCTCGCCTCTCGGACGTGCATCTCGATGTCAGCGTGCCGGCCGAAGCCTGCCCGCTGGGTCTGGCGCCCACCTCCAGCACCACCGCTGCGCTGGTGATGGGCGATGCGCTGGCGGTCGCCCTGCTCGACGCGCGCGGGTTCACCGCCGACGATTTCGCGCGCTCGCACCCGGCCGGCAGCCTGGGTCGCCGCCTGCTGCTGCACATCGGCGACATCATGCACAGCGGCGAGGAAGTGCCGCGGGTGGCGGCCTCGGCCTCGATCAGCGAGGCGGTGCTGGAGATCAGCCGCAAGCGCCTGGGCATGACCGCCGTGGTCGACGCCGAAAATCGCCTGGTCGGCGTGTTCACCGACGGCGACCTGCGCCGAGCGATGGACGACCCCGGCTTCGACCTGCGCGCCACCGTCGTCGAGAGCGTGATGACCCGCGCGCCCAAGACGATCACCGCCGACAAGCTGGCGGTGGAAGCGGCGCGACTGATGGAGTCGCACAAGATCAGCGCGCTGGTGGTGGTCGATGCTGCACAACACGCGGTCGGCGCCCTCAACATCCATGACCTGCTGCGCGCCCGTGTCGTCTGAGCTGCGCCACCTGTCCGCGAGCGAAGCCCGGGCGCGCGCCGCGCGCGTCCGCTTGGCCGCGTTCGACGTCGACGGCACCCTGACCGACGGCCGCCTGTTCTTCAGCGACGACGGCCGCGAACTCAAGAGCTTCGACGTGCACGACGGCCAGGGCCTGAAGCTGCTGGCCGGCATCGGCGTCGAGATCGCCCTGATCACCGCCCGCACCAGCCCGCTGGTGGCGCGACGCGCGGCCGACCTTGGCATCCGCCATCTGATCCAGGGCAGCCACGACAAGGGCGCAGCGCTGTCCGCCCTGTGCGCCAGTCTGCGTATCGAAACCGAGGCCGCGGCCTTCATGGGCGATGACCTGCCCGATCTCGCGGCGATGGCCGTGGCCGGTTTCAGCGTGGCACCGGCAAACGCGCATGCCTGGGTCGCGGCAAGAGTTGACTGGCAGACGCGCGCGGCCGGCGGCTTCGGTGCGGTCCGCGAGTTCTGCGACTTCACCATCGAAGCCCAGGGCCGCAGCGCCGACGTGCTTTCGCGTTTCGTGCCGGGCTGACGCAGGCCATGCAGGCGCGCCAGATCCCCGTTCTGATCGGGCTGCTGCTGGCGGCTGCGGTGAGCAGCTGGCTGGTTTGGCTATTGCGCGAGCCCGCGCCGGCGCCGGCGCTGGTCGGGCCGCCGCGCTCGGACTACTTTCTCACCGACTTCTCGATGGTGGCGCTCGACGCGCAAGGCCGAGAATCCTTCGCCGCGCAAGGCCCGCGGCTGGCCCGGCATCCCACCGCCGGCACGCTGGAAGTGAGCGCGCCCGAGTTCACTCTTCCCGACGCCGAGGGGGGTCGCTGGCTGGCCCGCGCGGACGCCGCCTGGGTGAGCGCAGACGCCGGCGAACTGCGTCTGCTGCGCGCGGTGAGAGTGACTGCGCCCGAAGGCGCAGATGGCCCGTCCGAACTCCAGACCGAACGGCTGGACCTGTTCCCGCGCATGCGCCAGCTGCGCAGCGCCGATGCTGTGACCGCCTCCGGGCCCGGTTTTATACTCCGTGGCGTCGGCCTGGAGGCCCAGCTCGACACCCGCCGTTTCCGACTTCTTGACCAGGTGAGCGCCCGCTATGAGCCCCCTTCGCGCTGACGGCCGCCTGCTGGCTGGCCTGCTTCTACTGGCTGCCGCCGGCAGCGCGCTGGCCGCCAGCGCGGATCGCCAGCAGCCTGTCGATGTATCGGCCCGCGCTGGCGACGCGACTTTGGCCGACGGCGATTCGATCCTGAGCGGCGAGGTGGTGATCACCCAGGGCAGCCTGGAGATCCGCGCCGACAAGGCCACCCTGACGCGCAGCGCCGGTGAACTCAGTCGCGTGGTGTTCGAGGGCGAGCCCGCCTCGCTCAAGCAGATCGACGACCAGGGCCAGCCGGTCAATGTGCGAGCGCGCAAGGTCACCTACACCCCGACCTCAAACGAGGTGCTGCTCGAAGGCGCCGTGCAGGTCGAGCGGCCCGAGGGCACGCTGCAGGGCGAAGTGATCACCTACGACATGGCCAATGGGCGACTGAACGCTCGCGGCGAAAGCGCCAATGACCGCATCCGCATGAGCTTCCAGCCGCGCCCGAACCCGGCCGCACCCGCCACTCCGAAGGACGGCGGCTGATGCTGAGCGCCCGCAACCTGCGCAAGCGCTACCGCGATCGCGAGGTCGTGCGCGACTTCTCGCTGCAGCTCGACCGCGGCGAAGTCGTCGGCCTGCTCGGCCCCAACGGTGCCGGCAAAACCACCTGCTTCTACATGATCGTCGGCCTGGTGCCGGCGGACGGCGGCCAGATCCAGCTCGACAAGCAGGACATCACCGCCCTGCCGATGCACGCCCGCGCACGCCTGGGCGTCGGCTATCTGCCGCAGGAGGCCTCGGTGTTCCGGCGGCTGTCGGTGTCCGACAACATCCTCGCCGTGCTCGAGCTGCGCGAGGATCTCGGCGATGCCGAACGCCAGCGCGAGCTGCAGGCGCTGCTGGATGAACTGCAGATCGGCCACGTCGCCGACAGCCTCGGCGCCAGTCTGTCCGGCGGTGAGCGGCGCCGCGTCGAGATCGCCCGCGCGCTCGCGGCCAAGCCGCGGCTGATGCTGCTCGATGAGCCCTTCGCTGGCGTCGACCCGATCTCGGTCGGCGAGATCCAGCGCATCGTGCGACATCTGAAGTCGCGCGGCATCGGCGTGCTGATCACCGATCACAACGTGCGCGAGACGCTGGGCATCTGCGACCGCGCCTACATTCTGAACGACGGCGGCGTACTCGCCGAAGGCAGCCCGGCCGAGGTGCTGGAAAACGCCGAAGTGCGCCGCGTGTACCTGGGCGACGGGTTCCGGATGTGATGAGGCCCACCCTGCAACTGCGGATGGGTCAGCAGCTGACGCTGACCCCGCAGCTGCGGCAGGCGATCCGCCTGCTGCAGATGTCGACCGTAGAGCTGGAGGCGGAGCTGACCGAAGCCATCGAGTCCAACCCGCTGCTGGAACGCGCGGAGGACGCCGAGCCGCATGCCGCCGGCGCCGACGAGCCCTCGACGACGCAGGAAAGCGATCCCGCCGCGGAGCCCGCGAGCGAATCGGGCGGCGACGATGCCGCGGCCGAAATCCTCGAAAGCCCGCTCGACTACGAACCCGACTGGGACGTCGAGACCGGCGCGAGCGGCAGCGGTGGCGACAGCGATGAGCGTCTGGAATCCCTGCAGGGCACGGCCACCGCGAGCCTGCATGACCACCTGCTGTGGCAGCTGGGCCTGTCGCATCTGTCGGCACGCGACCAGGCCATCGGCCGCGCGCTGATCGACGCCATCGGCGACGACGGCTACCTGCTGGAGGATTTCGACTCGGTGCGGGCCACGCTGCGGCCGGAGATCGAAGCCGAGGCCGATGAGCTGCAGGCGGTGCTGACGCACATCCAGCAGTTCGATCCGCTCGGCGTCGGCGCACGCTCTCTGGCCGAGTGCCTGTGCGTACAGCTGCGCGCGCTGGCGGACGACAGCCCGGCCTGGGCGCTGGCGCAGAAAGTCGCGCAAGCCCATCTGGAAGACCTGGCACGTCTCGGCACGCTGAAACTGGCGCAGCTGCTGAAGATCGACGCCGAGCGGGTGGCCGAGGCCGTGGCCCTGCTGCGCCGACTGGACCCGAAGCCCGGCGCCAGCTATGGCGGCGAGCGCGTGGAGTACGTCGCACCGGATGCCTATGCCTGGCGGCAGGCCGGAGCTTGGCGGGTCAGCCTCGCGCCCGGCTGTCTGCCGCGGGTGGGCATCAATCGACAGTACGAGGCCATGATCGGCGTCGCCGCCCGCGGTGACGCCAGCTATCTGCGCGGCCAGCTGCAGGAGGCGCGCTGGCTGATCCGTTCGCTGGAGACCCGCGCCGACACCATCCTGCGCGTGGCCGAGTGCATCGTGCGGCAGCAGAGCGCCTTCTTGGAGCACGGCCCGGAAGCCATGCGTCCGCTGGTGCTGCGCGAGATCGCCGAAGAGCTCGACCTGCACGAATCGACCATCTCCCGCGTGACCACCCGCAAGTACCTGCACACCCCGCGCGGCACCTTCGAGTTCAAGCACTTCTTCTCGTCGGGTGTGTCGACGGTGGACGGCGGCAGCGCGTCGAGCACCGCCATCCAGGCCATGATCAAGCGCCTGATCGACGCCGAGTCCCCGCGCAAACCCCTGTCGGATGCGCGCCTGACCGCGCTGCTGCAGGCCGAGGGCATCACGGTGGCGCGGCGGACGGTGGCCAAGTACCGGGAAGCGATGAACATCCCCTCCTCAAACGAGCGCCAGCGGGTAAGCTGAGCGGGAATGGCCCGCCCCGACGATCCCGGCATCCTCCTCCGCCCCACCCTTCGGGCCTTGGGTGAGGCCGCGGTGGGCGCGGCGCCTGCCGGTACGGCAGCGCGAATCTTCGTCTCAGCAGTCCGGTTTTTCTTGCACGGACTTGAGTCCCACCCCTCGATCCCAAGCTGTTCTGGAGCGGCCCTTGCATGCCGTTCCTTGCCGCGCGGACCTACCCCCGCGCCCTCCCCTGCCGCCCGGAACGTGCCGGCAGCGGGCTCCAACCGAGCGTTCCCTTAGGAGGTTCCAGCCATGCGATTCGATATCAGTGGTCACCAGATCGACGTCACCGCCGCCCTGCGCGAGTACGTCGAAACCAAGCTGGCGCGCCTTGAGCGCCACTTCGACCACCTGCTCGATGTCCATGTGATCCTGTCGGTCGACAAGCTCGACCACAAGGCCGAAGCCACCCTGCATGCCGCCGGCCGCCACATTCACGCGGAGTCGGTCGCCGAGTCGATGTACGCCGCGATCGACCTCCTGGCCGACAAGCTCGATCGCCAGGTTCTGAAGCACAAAGAGAAGCTCACCGACCACCACCGCGGTGACGCACCCTCGCGCAACGGCAGCTTTGGCTAGTACCCTACGCCGCCGGGCCGGCCTGCTGGCCCGGCGGCCCGCCTTCCCCAGGCAAAGACCATGCTCCTGATCGACCTTCTGGCGCCCGCCCGCACTTCGGTGGGCGTCAGCGCCACCAGCAAGAAGCGCCTGTTGGAAACGCTCGCCGCCAGCCTGGCCGACGGCCAGGGCGATGCCTGCGAGCGCGCCATCTTCGACAGCCTGTTCGCCCGCGAGAAACTGGGCTCGACCGGGCTGGGCCACGGCGTCGCCATTCCACATGGACGCACGCCCGGCCTGAGCAACGCCATTGGCGCGTTCGTGCGCCTGTCCGACGGCATCGACTTCGGCGCCATCGATGGCGCTCCGGTCGACCTCGTGTTCGCCATGGCCGTGCCCGAGCACTTTAGCCACCAGCACCTGGTGCTGCTCTCCCAGCTCGCCGAAATGTTCGGCGATGCCGCGTTCTGCCAGCGCCTGCGCAGCGCCTCCGACAGCGCCAGCCTGTACGCCCTGCTGGCGGACTGGCAGCTCACTCACGCCGCCGCCTGAGCCCGCGCGCGGACGCATGGACGCCCGCATCAGCGCCCGCGAGCTATTCGAGCAACTGCAGGAGCGCCTGGGCCTGCGCTGGCTCGGCGGGCAACGCGGCGAGCGCCGCGAGATCGAGCCGGGTGAGCACCTTGTGCGCCGGCCGTCATTAGCCGGCTACCTCAACACCATCCACGCCAACAAGGTGCAGATCATCGGCGCCGAGGAGTTGGCCTACCTCGATGCGCTCGATTCCCGGCAGCGCTGGGAAACACTCGCCAAGATCATGAACGCACGGCCGCTGGCTCTGCTGGTCAGCCGCGACCAGGCCGCACCTCCGGATTTGCGCGACGCCTGCAACGAGACCGACACGCCGCTGTGGACGTCGCCGCGTCGCGGCCACGAGCTTCTGACCTACCTGCAGTACCACCTGGCGCGCGCACTGGCGCGGCGCGTGACCCTGCATGGCGTGTTCATGGAGGTCTACTCGATCGGCGTGCTGATCACCGGCGATTCCGGATCGGGCAAAAGCGAACTTGCGCTGGAGCTGATCACCCGCGGACATCGGCTGGTCGCCGACGATGCGCCCGAGTTCACCCAGATCGCGCCGGATGTTCTCGATGGCACCTGCCCCGAGCTGCTGCAGGATCTCATCGAAGTGCGCGGCCTGGGCATCCTCAACGTGCGCGAGATGTTCGGCGACACTTCAGTGAAGGGCAACAAGTACCTGCGACTCATCGTGCACCTGGAGCGCTACGATCCGGCTGCGCCACCGATCGCGCTCGATCGCCTGCACGGTGATCGCAGCGTCCGCCGCGTGCTCGATCTCGACATCCCACAGATCGCACTTCCCGTCGCGCCCGGGCGAAATCTTGCGGTGCTGGTCGAGGCCGCCGTGCGCTCGCACATTCTCAAAGCCAAAGGCGGCGACCCCGCGCAGACCTTCATGGACCGCCAGGCCCACCAGATGCGGAAACTCGAACCATGAACAGCTCATCCGAGGAGCAGCCTGCCGCGCCGCAGGTCCAGGTGCTGGTCGTCAGCGGTCTCTCGGGCTCCGGCAAGTCGGTGGCCCTGCGCACGCTGGAAGACCTCGACTACTACTGCGCCGACAACCTGCCCGCCGAGCTGCTGCCGCAGTTCGTCGAGAGCGTTGTGGACGGCGATCGCGACGCCACCCGCCTGGCCGTGGGCATCGATGTGCGCAATCGCGTGGCCGATCTC
This region includes:
- a CDS encoding HAD hydrolase family protein, which encodes MTCCAPVSSELRHLSASEARARAARVRLAAFDVDGTLTDGRLFFSDDGRELKSFDVHDGQGLKLLAGIGVEIALITARTSPLVARRAADLGIRHLIQGSHDKGAALSALCASLRIETEAAAFMGDDLPDLAAMAVAGFSVAPANAHAWVAARVDWQTRAAGGFGAVREFCDFTIEAQGRSADVLSRFVPG
- a CDS encoding RNA polymerase factor sigma-54 → MRPTLQLRMGQQLTLTPQLRQAIRLLQMSTVELEAELTEAIESNPLLERAEDAEPHAAGADEPSTTQESDPAAEPASESGGDDAAAEILESPLDYEPDWDVETGASGSGGDSDERLESLQGTATASLHDHLLWQLGLSHLSARDQAIGRALIDAIGDDGYLLEDFDSVRATLRPEIEAEADELQAVLTHIQQFDPLGVGARSLAECLCVQLRALADDSPAWALAQKVAQAHLEDLARLGTLKLAQLLKIDAERVAEAVALLRRLDPKPGASYGGERVEYVAPDAYAWRQAGAWRVSLAPGCLPRVGINRQYEAMIGVAARGDASYLRGQLQEARWLIRSLETRADTILRVAECIVRQQSAFLEHGPEAMRPLVLREIAEELDLHESTISRVTTRKYLHTPRGTFEFKHFFSSGVSTVDGGSASSTAIQAMIKRLIDAESPRKPLSDARLTALLQAEGITVARRTVAKYREAMNIPSSNERQRVS
- the raiA gene encoding ribosome-associated translation inhibitor RaiA, which translates into the protein MRFDISGHQIDVTAALREYVETKLARLERHFDHLLDVHVILSVDKLDHKAEATLHAAGRHIHAESVAESMYAAIDLLADKLDRQVLKHKEKLTDHHRGDAPSRNGSFG
- the lptA gene encoding lipopolysaccharide transport periplasmic protein LptA, which produces MSPLRADGRLLAGLLLLAAAGSALAASADRQQPVDVSARAGDATLADGDSILSGEVVITQGSLEIRADKATLTRSAGELSRVVFEGEPASLKQIDDQGQPVNVRARKVTYTPTSNEVLLEGAVQVERPEGTLQGEVITYDMANGRLNARGESANDRIRMSFQPRPNPAAPATPKDGG
- the ptsN gene encoding PTS IIA-like nitrogen regulatory protein PtsN, with the translated sequence MLLIDLLAPARTSVGVSATSKKRLLETLAASLADGQGDACERAIFDSLFAREKLGSTGLGHGVAIPHGRTPGLSNAIGAFVRLSDGIDFGAIDGAPVDLVFAMAVPEHFSHQHLVLLSQLAEMFGDAAFCQRLRSASDSASLYALLADWQLTHAAA
- the lptC gene encoding LPS export ABC transporter periplasmic protein LptC, with translation MQARQIPVLIGLLLAAAVSSWLVWLLREPAPAPALVGPPRSDYFLTDFSMVALDAQGRESFAAQGPRLARHPTAGTLEVSAPEFTLPDAEGGRWLARADAAWVSADAGELRLLRAVRVTAPEGADGPSELQTERLDLFPRMRQLRSADAVTASGPGFILRGVGLEAQLDTRRFRLLDQVSARYEPPSR
- the lptB gene encoding LPS export ABC transporter ATP-binding protein, translated to MLSARNLRKRYRDREVVRDFSLQLDRGEVVGLLGPNGAGKTTCFYMIVGLVPADGGQIQLDKQDITALPMHARARLGVGYLPQEASVFRRLSVSDNILAVLELREDLGDAERQRELQALLDELQIGHVADSLGASLSGGERRRVEIARALAAKPRLMLLDEPFAGVDPISVGEIQRIVRHLKSRGIGVLITDHNVRETLGICDRAYILNDGGVLAEGSPAEVLENAEVRRVYLGDGFRM
- a CDS encoding KpsF/GutQ family sugar-phosphate isomerase; the encoded protein is MSAQVQPLPSLRDAGGLSSESLVHSGREVIDIERKAIEALRARIDQHFVAACRLMFACAGRVVCSGMGKSGHIARKIAATLASTGTPAFYVHPGEASHGDLGMITDADVVIAVSNSGETDELLTILPVLRRQGNPLIAMTGKPESTLARLSDVHLDVSVPAEACPLGLAPTSSTTAALVMGDALAVALLDARGFTADDFARSHPAGSLGRRLLLHIGDIMHSGEEVPRVAASASISEAVLEISRKRLGMTAVVDAENRLVGVFTDGDLRRAMDDPGFDLRATVVESVMTRAPKTITADKLAVEAARLMESHKISALVVVDAAQHAVGALNIHDLLRARVV
- the hprK gene encoding HPr(Ser) kinase/phosphatase → MDARISARELFEQLQERLGLRWLGGQRGERREIEPGEHLVRRPSLAGYLNTIHANKVQIIGAEELAYLDALDSRQRWETLAKIMNARPLALLVSRDQAAPPDLRDACNETDTPLWTSPRRGHELLTYLQYHLARALARRVTLHGVFMEVYSIGVLITGDSGSGKSELALELITRGHRLVADDAPEFTQIAPDVLDGTCPELLQDLIEVRGLGILNVREMFGDTSVKGNKYLRLIVHLERYDPAAPPIALDRLHGDRSVRRVLDLDIPQIALPVAPGRNLAVLVEAAVRSHILKAKGGDPAQTFMDRQAHQMRKLEP